One window of Halorarum salinum genomic DNA carries:
- a CDS encoding cob(I)yrinic acid a,c-diamide adenosyltransferase → MSERDGAAEGANRDGSAEDDDRADRLANTPGKGITPEAADVEPAGPEEFGLVQAWWGGGKGKTTAALGLGMRAVGHGYRVHLLQFMKGGTASVEAVRGEYNAIAALPGFSYETTGHFGWHGFLDGSDDDEHAARAEAALARTRELVDAAGAADLDAPLPLEGDPEDGVHLLLLDEALYAANRDLIDPDDLVDLVENKPDRLELVLTGGHESPDYLLDSADLVTEVRKVKHPFDEGQRARKGAEY, encoded by the coding sequence ATGAGCGAACGCGACGGGGCGGCGGAGGGCGCGAACCGCGACGGCAGCGCCGAGGACGACGATCGCGCCGACCGCCTCGCGAACACGCCCGGAAAGGGGATCACCCCCGAGGCCGCCGACGTCGAACCGGCCGGACCCGAGGAGTTCGGTCTGGTACAGGCCTGGTGGGGCGGCGGCAAGGGGAAGACGACCGCCGCCCTCGGCCTCGGGATGCGCGCGGTCGGCCACGGCTACCGCGTCCACCTGCTCCAGTTCATGAAGGGCGGCACCGCGAGCGTCGAGGCCGTCCGCGGCGAGTACAACGCCATCGCCGCGCTCCCGGGGTTCAGCTACGAGACGACCGGCCACTTCGGCTGGCACGGCTTCCTCGACGGCAGCGACGACGACGAGCACGCCGCTCGCGCCGAGGCGGCGCTCGCGCGCACGAGGGAACTCGTCGACGCCGCCGGGGCGGCCGACCTCGACGCGCCGCTCCCGCTCGAGGGCGACCCCGAGGACGGCGTCCACCTGCTGCTCCTCGACGAGGCGCTGTATGCCGCGAACCGCGACCTGATCGACCCCGACGACCTCGTCGACCTCGTCGAGAACAAGCCCGATCGGCTCGAACTGGTCCTCACCGGCGGCCACGAGTCGCCTGACTACCTGCTCGATTCCGCGGACCTGGTCACCGAGGTCCGCAAGGTGAAACACCCGTTCGACGAGGGGCAGCGCGCGCGGAAGGGCGCCGAGTACTGA
- a CDS encoding cobyric acid synthase has product MADSSESSKSSKLSKPSDASGALGSDAPDEPDQAPTLLVVGTASHVGKSTVAAGLCRLLADRGLDVAPFKAQNMSNNARVVPTPDGAWGEIGVSQYTQARAARTGPTTDCNPVLLKPRGAGESQLVLDGRAVAHYSAGEYYEEHWADALDAAEAAHARLAAEHDAVVAEGAGSAGEPNLRERDLANVETARFADARVLLVADIERGGAFASVLGTLELAPDALADRVEGVLLTKFRGDRAILDPAIEELEERTGVPVLGVLPHDDPGLPAEDSVSLPAEGVRGVGGDGDGVPPERAVTVGVPRLPRVSNFTDLDPLARTAGVRVAYLPPDDDLGGCDALVLPGTKNTVDDLLALREAGFGDRLARFEGPVVGLCGGYQLLGERVTNAGVEAAGELPAADVGGGEDGGGDGVVEGFGRLPVETEFSPEKRLTVTETRLDGAPDGPFAGAAGAVSGYEIHMGETTAVDPVSRPLGPTSAARGLTAGTYLHGLFENDAAREGFVDATFRAAGKERPRDRGTDATRPAASGAEDPCDAAAGLLREHADLDPLLWPGV; this is encoded by the coding sequence ATGGCCGATTCGTCCGAGTCGTCAAAATCGTCCAAACTATCCAAACCGTCCGACGCGTCCGGAGCCCTCGGATCGGACGCCCCCGACGAGCCCGACCAAGCCCCCACGCTGCTCGTCGTCGGCACCGCGAGCCACGTCGGCAAGTCGACCGTCGCGGCGGGGCTCTGTCGGCTGCTCGCGGACCGGGGGCTCGACGTCGCGCCGTTCAAGGCCCAGAACATGAGCAACAACGCCCGGGTGGTCCCGACGCCCGACGGCGCGTGGGGGGAGATCGGCGTGTCCCAGTACACCCAGGCCCGCGCCGCGCGGACAGGGCCGACGACGGACTGCAACCCGGTCCTGCTCAAGCCGCGCGGCGCCGGCGAGAGCCAGCTCGTCCTCGACGGACGGGCGGTCGCCCACTACTCGGCCGGCGAGTACTACGAGGAGCACTGGGCGGACGCGCTCGATGCCGCCGAGGCGGCACACGCCAGGCTCGCCGCGGAGCACGACGCCGTCGTGGCCGAGGGGGCCGGCTCCGCGGGGGAGCCGAACCTCCGCGAGCGCGACCTCGCGAACGTGGAGACCGCCCGGTTCGCCGACGCGCGCGTCCTGCTCGTCGCCGACATCGAGCGCGGCGGCGCGTTCGCGAGCGTCCTCGGCACGCTCGAACTGGCGCCCGACGCGCTGGCCGACCGCGTCGAGGGCGTCCTGCTGACGAAGTTCCGCGGCGACCGCGCCATCCTCGACCCCGCGATCGAGGAACTGGAGGAGCGGACGGGGGTCCCGGTGCTGGGCGTGCTCCCGCACGACGACCCGGGGCTCCCCGCGGAGGACAGCGTCTCCCTCCCCGCGGAGGGGGTACGGGGGGTCGGCGGCGACGGCGACGGGGTCCCCCCGGAGCGGGCGGTCACGGTCGGCGTCCCGCGGCTCCCCCGCGTCTCGAACTTCACCGACCTCGACCCGCTCGCGCGAACCGCCGGCGTCCGGGTCGCGTACCTCCCGCCGGACGACGACCTCGGGGGCTGTGACGCGCTGGTGTTGCCCGGCACGAAGAACACCGTCGACGACCTGCTGGCGCTCCGGGAGGCGGGGTTCGGCGACCGGCTCGCCCGCTTCGAGGGGCCGGTGGTCGGGCTCTGTGGCGGCTACCAGCTGCTCGGCGAGCGCGTCACGAACGCCGGCGTGGAGGCCGCGGGCGAGCTCCCGGCCGCCGACGTCGGCGGCGGGGAGGACGGGGGAGGAGACGGCGTCGTCGAGGGGTTCGGCCGGCTCCCGGTCGAGACCGAGTTCTCCCCGGAGAAGCGGCTGACCGTGACCGAGACACGGCTCGACGGCGCCCCCGACGGCCCGTTCGCGGGGGCGGCCGGCGCGGTGTCGGGCTACGAGATCCACATGGGCGAGACGACGGCCGTAGACCCCGTCTCGCGTCCGCTCGGCCCGACCAGCGCGGCGCGGGGGCTGACGGCGGGGACGTACCTCCACGGCCTGTTCGAGAACGACGCGGCCCGGGAGGGGTTCGTCGACGCGACGTTCCGCGCGGCCGGGAAGGAGCGCCCGCGGGACCGGGGCACGGACGCGACCCGTCCGGCCGCATCCGGGGCCGAAGACCCATGCGACGCGGCCGCCGGGCTGCTCCGCGAGCACGCCGACCTGGATCCGTTGCTCTGGCCGGGCGTTTGA
- a CDS encoding CaiB/BaiF CoA transferase family protein, with protein MVGEAEHPSGDVGPLDGVTVLDASRVLVGPFCTMQLGDLGAEVIKVERPGTGDQTRGWHPPRYGDAEESSYYMSVNRNKRSITLALDTEEGREAFRALAADADVLVENFRVGRMDRWGLGYADLREGNPELVYCALSGYGEWGPDRDQPAYDIMMQAEGGLMSITGVDGGAPVRVGVALADIGAGMYATQAVLAALFEREFGDGTGQKIDVSLLDGQAAWMSYMATNYFATGDPPGRMGSKHPTIAPYRAFETADDYVVVAVASEPIWERFCRAIDRPDLYADERFETNSDRVANREALDEDLEALFAERETAAVLERLREHDVPASGVNDMADVFSHPQVLARGMRASVDHPTAGTVEFPGTPMHLSRTPTTVRRHPPLLGEHTDEVLREQGYSDEDLEDLYAAGALGDRFEGEPFDGEASDD; from the coding sequence ATGGTCGGAGAAGCCGAACACCCGTCGGGGGACGTCGGACCGCTCGACGGCGTGACCGTGCTCGACGCCTCGCGGGTGCTCGTCGGGCCGTTCTGTACGATGCAACTGGGCGACCTCGGCGCGGAGGTCATCAAGGTCGAGCGCCCGGGCACGGGCGACCAGACGCGCGGCTGGCACCCGCCCCGGTACGGCGACGCCGAGGAGAGCTCGTACTACATGAGCGTCAACAGGAACAAGCGGTCCATCACGCTCGCACTCGACACCGAGGAGGGCCGGGAGGCGTTCCGGGCTCTCGCCGCGGACGCCGACGTGCTGGTCGAGAACTTCCGCGTCGGCCGGATGGACCGGTGGGGGCTCGGCTACGCCGACCTCCGCGAGGGGAACCCGGAACTCGTCTACTGCGCGCTCTCGGGCTACGGCGAGTGGGGGCCCGACCGCGACCAGCCCGCCTACGACATCATGATGCAGGCCGAAGGGGGGCTGATGTCCATCACGGGCGTCGACGGCGGCGCGCCGGTCCGCGTGGGCGTCGCGCTCGCGGACATCGGGGCCGGGATGTACGCGACCCAGGCCGTCCTGGCCGCGCTGTTCGAGCGCGAGTTCGGCGACGGGACCGGACAGAAGATCGACGTGAGCCTGCTCGACGGGCAGGCCGCGTGGATGAGCTACATGGCGACGAACTACTTCGCCACGGGCGACCCGCCGGGCCGGATGGGGAGCAAGCACCCCACCATCGCCCCGTACCGGGCGTTCGAGACGGCCGACGACTACGTCGTCGTGGCGGTCGCCTCCGAGCCGATCTGGGAGCGGTTCTGCCGCGCCATCGACCGGCCCGACCTCTACGCCGACGAGCGCTTCGAGACCAACAGCGATCGGGTGGCCAACCGCGAGGCGCTGGACGAGGACCTGGAGGCGCTGTTCGCGGAGCGGGAGACCGCGGCGGTGCTGGAGCGGCTCAGGGAACACGACGTGCCCGCGAGCGGCGTGAACGACATGGCGGACGTGTTCTCACATCCCCAGGTGCTCGCGCGGGGGATGCGCGCGAGCGTCGACCACCCGACGGCGGGCACGGTCGAGTTCCCGGGCACCCCGATGCATCTCTCGCGGACGCCGACGACCGTCCGCCGGCACCCGCCCCTCCTCGGCGAGCACACGGACGAGGTGCTCCGCGAGCAGGGGTACTCCGACGAGGACCTCGAGGACCTGTACGCGGCGGGCGCGCTCGGCGACCGATTCGAGGGGGAGCCGTTCGACGGGGAGGCGTCGGACGACTGA
- a CDS encoding ATP-binding protein — protein MAHPRFVDREAELAELRSRYERDDADLLVVYGRRRLGKSALVRESIRDRTDAVYWQATEETPDVQLADFVATASETYPVLDDVRRDWEALLRALGREDAVVVLDEFPYLVRSDDALPSKVQRVWDTALEDTGTTLVLVGSSISVMEEKVLDGGSPLYGRRTFALDLPPLGLRDASRFYPGDDPETVVESWAVFGGTPYYLRALDPSASLAENVRRHVLSEHGVLHNEPEFLLRTEFGIREPGTYYTVLRAIATGKRAANEIADFAGVDSNALGSYLSKLRRLRLVERDVPVTANPTATRKSRYRLTEPLFRFWFRYVYGQQGKLAQLGDDAYERLVDPTFPAYMGPMFEEVCRDALPSLIPKTYRGVGYWWHDGHELDVVGLASDGTLVVGECKYTSRAMTEGDLADLERAAAAVEWTPPGGGDPTRHYCCFCRSGFSEGLRAVAAERGDVSLFTPADVVAGPSE, from the coding sequence ATGGCCCACCCCCGGTTCGTCGACCGCGAGGCGGAACTCGCCGAGTTACGGTCGCGATACGAACGCGACGATGCGGATCTGCTCGTCGTCTACGGGCGGCGACGGCTCGGCAAGAGCGCGCTGGTTCGCGAGTCCATCCGGGACCGGACGGACGCCGTCTACTGGCAGGCGACCGAGGAGACGCCCGACGTGCAGCTCGCGGACTTCGTCGCGACCGCGAGCGAGACGTACCCCGTTCTCGACGACGTCCGGCGGGACTGGGAAGCGCTGTTGCGAGCGCTCGGACGCGAGGACGCCGTCGTCGTCCTCGACGAGTTCCCGTACCTCGTCCGGTCGGACGACGCGCTCCCCTCGAAGGTCCAGCGCGTGTGGGACACCGCCCTCGAGGACACGGGCACGACGCTCGTCCTGGTCGGGTCGTCGATCAGCGTGATGGAGGAAAAGGTGCTCGACGGAGGGAGTCCGCTGTACGGCCGGCGAACCTTCGCGCTCGACCTCCCGCCCCTGGGCCTCCGGGACGCCAGCCGGTTCTACCCCGGCGACGACCCGGAGACGGTCGTCGAGTCGTGGGCGGTCTTCGGCGGTACCCCGTACTACCTGCGGGCGCTCGACCCGTCCGCCTCGCTCGCCGAGAACGTCCGGCGGCACGTCCTCTCCGAGCACGGCGTCCTCCACAACGAACCGGAGTTCCTGCTCCGCACGGAGTTCGGCATCCGCGAGCCGGGGACGTACTACACGGTCCTCCGGGCCATCGCCACGGGGAAGCGCGCGGCGAACGAGATCGCCGACTTCGCGGGCGTCGACTCGAACGCGCTGGGGTCGTACCTCTCGAAACTCCGCCGCCTCCGGCTCGTCGAGCGGGACGTGCCGGTGACGGCGAACCCGACCGCGACGCGCAAGAGCCGGTACCGGCTGACCGAGCCGCTGTTCCGGTTCTGGTTCCGGTACGTGTACGGCCAGCAGGGGAAGCTCGCCCAGCTGGGGGACGACGCGTACGAACGACTGGTCGACCCGACGTTCCCGGCGTACATGGGACCGATGTTCGAGGAGGTCTGTCGGGACGCGCTCCCGTCGCTGATTCCGAAGACGTACCGGGGAGTCGGCTACTGGTGGCACGACGGGCACGAACTCGACGTCGTCGGCCTCGCGAGCGACGGGACGCTCGTCGTCGGCGAGTGCAAGTACACGAGCAGGGCGATGACCGAGGGCGACCTCGCCGACCTGGAACGGGCCGCGGCGGCCGTCGAGTGGACGCCGCCGGGTGGCGGCGACCCGACGCGCCACTACTGCTGTTTCTGTCGGTCCGGGTTCTCGGAGGGCCTCCGTGCCGTCGCGGCCGAGCGGGGGGACGTCTCGCTGTTCACCCCCGCCGACGTCGTGGCGGGACCTTCGGAGTGA
- a CDS encoding CHY zinc finger protein codes for MISRLVHGIPVHGVEIDPETRCAHYDTGRDVIALRFGCCGEFYACFRCHDAVAGHDSEPWPRDRFDEPAVLCGACGAALAVGGYRQCEYSCPRCDAAFNPGCADHEDLYFEG; via the coding sequence GTGATCAGCCGACTCGTCCACGGCATTCCGGTCCACGGGGTCGAGATCGACCCCGAGACGCGGTGTGCCCACTACGACACGGGGCGGGACGTGATCGCGCTCCGGTTCGGCTGCTGCGGCGAGTTCTACGCCTGTTTCCGGTGCCACGACGCCGTCGCTGGCCACGACTCGGAGCCGTGGCCGCGCGACCGGTTCGACGAGCCGGCGGTGCTGTGCGGGGCCTGCGGCGCGGCACTCGCGGTCGGCGGGTACCGCCAATGCGAGTACTCGTGTCCCCGGTGCGACGCCGCGTTCAACCCCGGCTGTGCCGACCACGAAGACCTGTACTTCGAGGGGTGA
- a CDS encoding type II toxin-antitoxin system PemK/MazF family toxin, whose translation MSIDRASEDELSDASVPERVLGYLVANRDRAFKGAGAARPRLVISNHEGRPFHGDQYITLTLTTRTWPGGLSSIPEADWIRGGVPPRSYVVPWGVQSLDRDDVEHWQGRLDQRLVDEAIRALTDYLG comes from the coding sequence ATGTCGATCGACCGCGCGAGCGAGGATGAACTCTCCGATGCTTCCGTCCCCGAGCGGGTCCTCGGCTACCTCGTCGCGAACCGAGACCGCGCGTTCAAGGGGGCCGGCGCCGCGCGGCCCCGGCTCGTGATTTCGAACCACGAAGGTCGTCCGTTCCACGGAGACCAGTACATCACCCTGACGCTGACGACGCGAACGTGGCCGGGCGGGTTGTCGTCGATTCCCGAGGCGGACTGGATCCGGGGCGGCGTGCCGCCCCGGAGTTACGTCGTCCCGTGGGGCGTCCAGTCGCTCGACCGCGACGACGTCGAACACTGGCAGGGACGGCTCGATCAGCGACTCGTCGACGAGGCCATCAGGGCATTGACCGACTACCTCGGATGA
- the nikR gene encoding nickel-responsive transcriptional regulator NikR produces MTVVSVSMPDDLVDRIDEFTEEHGYTGRSELLREASRNLLGEFEDKRLEGRELMGIVTVVFDYEGTAVEERMMQLRHEHEDIVASNFHSHVGDHNCMELFILEGSLEEISTFVGRIRATQDTTTVDYSVTPIDSGDLLE; encoded by the coding sequence ATGACGGTCGTCAGCGTCTCGATGCCGGACGACCTCGTCGACCGCATCGACGAGTTCACCGAGGAGCACGGCTACACCGGCCGAAGCGAGCTACTCCGGGAGGCGTCCCGGAACCTGCTCGGCGAGTTCGAGGACAAGCGCCTGGAGGGCCGCGAGCTGATGGGCATCGTCACGGTCGTCTTCGACTACGAGGGGACGGCCGTCGAGGAGCGCATGATGCAACTGCGTCACGAACACGAGGACATCGTCGCGTCGAACTTCCACAGCCACGTCGGCGACCACAACTGCATGGAGCTGTTCATCCTCGAGGGCTCCCTGGAGGAGATCTCCACGTTCGTCGGGAGGATCCGCGCGACGCAGGACACGACGACGGTGGACTACTCGGTGACGCCGATCGACAGCGGCGACCTGCTGGAGTAG
- a CDS encoding VOC family protein — translation MDPHVTLVTLGVEDLDRAIEFYRDGLGLPMRDRDGEEIAFFDLEGAMLALYPRDLLAEDAGVPAEGSGFGGVTIAHNVDDRDSVDAVLSEAEAAGGDLVKPGEDADWGGYSGYFADPDGHLWEVAWNPYLDD, via the coding sequence ATGGACCCACACGTCACCCTGGTCACGCTGGGCGTCGAGGACCTCGACCGCGCCATCGAGTTCTACCGCGACGGCCTCGGCCTGCCGATGCGGGACCGCGACGGCGAGGAGATCGCCTTCTTCGACCTCGAGGGCGCGATGCTCGCGCTCTACCCCCGCGACCTGCTCGCGGAGGACGCCGGCGTCCCCGCGGAGGGGTCGGGGTTCGGGGGCGTCACGATCGCCCACAACGTGGACGACCGCGACTCGGTCGACGCGGTGCTGTCGGAGGCCGAGGCCGCCGGCGGCGACCTCGTGAAGCCGGGCGAGGACGCCGACTGGGGCGGCTACTCCGGCTACTTCGCCGATCCCGACGGTCACCTGTGGGAGGTCGCCTGGAACCCGTACCTCGACGACTGA
- a CDS encoding metal ABC transporter permease translates to MLVTLGQFSAQFAAASALAVLLALDPLAAVADWAVWLVDEAFGGVLHEVGYRWLGLAPLRFEFFQRSVLAAAFAAVLGPLVGTFLVNRELAMVGDTLAHTAFAGVAAGLFVNATLPVTVSPTATALVVACVTALVLETLLDRADVNADVALALLLTGGFALGSVLVTLTDGGISVGIDAHLFGSLATVSTDDVLLLAGMCVLVGGAVAAAYRPLTYVAFDPVGARAARVPVARYERLLTVLTAVVVVGAMRVMGVILVAALLVVPVATASHAARTSRGSLFAGVAFAEVAALLGVFAAYRFGTAAGGSIVLVAIAVFVAVLAAGRVRATWLGRARRRGAGDAVGAGEDRVAADAEGIDRDD, encoded by the coding sequence ATGTTAGTCACGCTCGGCCAGTTCTCGGCGCAGTTCGCCGCCGCGTCGGCGCTGGCCGTCCTTCTGGCACTCGACCCCCTCGCCGCGGTCGCCGACTGGGCCGTCTGGCTGGTCGACGAGGCGTTCGGCGGCGTCCTCCACGAGGTCGGCTACCGATGGCTCGGGCTCGCGCCGCTCCGGTTCGAGTTCTTCCAGCGCTCGGTTCTCGCGGCGGCGTTCGCGGCGGTGCTCGGCCCGCTGGTCGGGACGTTCCTCGTGAACCGCGAACTCGCGATGGTCGGCGACACGCTCGCGCACACGGCGTTCGCGGGCGTCGCCGCGGGGCTGTTCGTCAACGCGACGCTCCCGGTGACGGTCTCGCCGACCGCGACGGCGCTCGTCGTCGCCTGTGTCACCGCGCTCGTCCTCGAGACGCTGCTCGACCGGGCGGACGTGAACGCCGACGTCGCGCTCGCGCTGCTTCTCACGGGGGGCTTCGCGCTCGGGAGCGTCCTCGTCACCCTCACCGACGGCGGCATCTCGGTCGGCATCGACGCCCACCTGTTCGGCAGCCTCGCGACGGTCTCGACCGACGACGTGCTGCTGCTGGCCGGGATGTGCGTGCTCGTCGGCGGCGCCGTCGCCGCGGCGTACCGTCCGCTGACGTACGTCGCCTTCGACCCGGTCGGCGCTCGCGCGGCGCGCGTCCCGGTCGCCCGCTACGAACGGCTCCTCACCGTGCTGACGGCCGTCGTCGTCGTCGGCGCGATGCGGGTGATGGGCGTCATCCTCGTCGCCGCGCTGCTCGTCGTCCCGGTGGCGACCGCGTCCCACGCCGCGCGAACCTCCCGCGGGTCGCTGTTCGCGGGCGTCGCGTTCGCGGAGGTGGCGGCGCTGCTGGGCGTGTTCGCGGCCTACCGCTTCGGCACCGCGGCCGGCGGGTCGATCGTCCTCGTCGCCATCGCCGTCTTCGTCGCGGTCCTCGCCGCGGGCCGCGTTCGCGCGACGTGGCTGGGTCGTGCTCGCCGCCGGGGAGCCGGGGACGCGGTCGGGGCCGGCGAGGACCGCGTCGCGGCGGACGCGGAGGGCATCGACCGCGACGACTGA
- a CDS encoding metal ABC transporter ATP-binding protein, whose product MSSAEGRRAGSPGGGRSDPADDRAGDPVVEAESVTFGYGDRPVLEDVSLSLDAGTFLGLVGPNGSGKSTLVELLLGLRRPDAGTVRLFGEPAHGFADGERLAYVAQDATAVAEGTPMTVREVVRMGRYPHRPFGRFRDADRTAVADTLDRTGVTDLADRRVGRLSGGQRQRVFLARALAAEADLLALDEPTVGVDADSRDGFYQLLADLTAEGLTVVLVEHDVGLVTAYASEVACLNRELHFHGDPESLLDGDALVSAYGSDTRLLTHDR is encoded by the coding sequence ATGAGTTCGGCGGAAGGTCGTCGGGCGGGTTCGCCGGGCGGCGGTCGGTCGGATCCGGCGGACGATCGGGCCGGGGATCCGGTCGTCGAAGCCGAGTCGGTGACGTTCGGCTACGGCGATCGGCCGGTCCTGGAGGACGTGTCGCTGTCGCTCGACGCGGGGACGTTCCTCGGGCTGGTGGGCCCGAACGGCTCCGGGAAGAGCACGCTGGTCGAACTCCTGCTCGGCCTGCGCCGCCCCGACGCCGGGACGGTTCGCCTGTTCGGCGAGCCGGCCCACGGGTTCGCGGACGGCGAACGGCTCGCCTACGTCGCCCAGGACGCGACCGCCGTGGCGGAGGGGACGCCGATGACGGTCCGTGAGGTCGTCCGGATGGGCCGGTATCCGCACCGACCGTTCGGCCGGTTCCGGGACGCCGACCGGACGGCCGTCGCCGACACGCTCGACCGAACCGGGGTGACCGACCTCGCGGACCGTCGCGTCGGGCGCCTGTCGGGCGGGCAGCGCCAGCGGGTGTTCCTGGCCCGGGCGCTCGCCGCGGAGGCCGACCTGCTCGCGCTCGACGAGCCGACCGTCGGCGTCGACGCCGACTCGCGCGACGGCTTCTACCAACTGCTCGCCGACCTCACCGCCGAGGGGCTCACCGTCGTCCTGGTGGAGCACGACGTCGGGCTGGTCACCGCCTACGCGAGCGAGGTCGCCTGCCTGAACCGCGAACTGCACTTCCACGGCGACCCGGAGTCGCTGCTGGACGGGGACGCCCTCGTGTCGGCCTACGGGTCGGACACGCGCCTGCTCACCCACGACCGCTGA
- a CDS encoding metal ABC transporter substrate-binding protein: protein MRCTRRRAVATTAGVLGLTAGCAGTPTDAIGADGDDGRTSAGASFFVLGDLTTAVAGDRAAADTLVPVGQHGHGWEPGPRIQERVREADLFVYAMAGFQPWADDVVRGLREDDSPVRAVAAGGDVDLLDVGGDHEGEHDEARGHDGDGGHHDGFVHDEEDGHDHGEGPGDADPHFWLDPVRVNTAVSTVEAAFAEVDPDGADAYAAAADDYRGRLDDLHADFEEGLAGTARDTVVVAGHDSFAHLGDRYGFSVEALTGLSPDEQPTSRDVERAREHLAEHDAEYVLADPLGSQSAADQLAAEADVSVLPLTPIPGVTEEWEANGWGYVEIMREVNLPTLRRALDA from the coding sequence ATGCGATGTACTCGACGCCGCGCGGTGGCGACGACGGCCGGGGTTCTCGGGCTGACCGCGGGGTGTGCGGGCACTCCGACGGACGCGATCGGCGCGGACGGGGACGACGGGAGGACGAGCGCCGGGGCGTCGTTCTTCGTGCTCGGGGACCTGACGACGGCGGTCGCGGGCGACCGGGCGGCGGCGGACACGCTGGTCCCGGTCGGGCAGCACGGCCACGGCTGGGAGCCCGGTCCACGCATTCAGGAGCGCGTCCGCGAAGCGGACCTGTTCGTGTACGCGATGGCGGGGTTCCAACCGTGGGCGGACGACGTCGTCCGCGGCCTCCGCGAGGACGACTCGCCCGTCCGGGCGGTCGCCGCGGGGGGCGACGTGGACCTCCTCGACGTCGGGGGGGACCACGAGGGGGAACACGACGAAGCGAGGGGCCACGACGGGGACGGCGGTCACCACGACGGATTCGTCCACGACGAGGAGGACGGCCACGACCACGGCGAGGGGCCCGGCGACGCGGACCCGCACTTCTGGCTCGACCCGGTCCGCGTGAATACCGCCGTGAGTACCGTCGAGGCGGCGTTCGCGGAGGTCGACCCGGACGGCGCGGACGCCTACGCCGCCGCCGCGGACGACTACCGGGGGCGCCTCGACGACCTCCACGCCGACTTCGAGGAGGGGCTCGCGGGCACGGCCCGCGACACGGTCGTGGTCGCCGGCCACGACTCGTTCGCCCACCTCGGCGACCGCTACGGCTTCTCGGTGGAGGCGTTGACGGGGCTCTCGCCGGACGAGCAGCCGACCTCGCGCGACGTCGAGCGTGCGCGCGAGCACCTCGCGGAACACGACGCCGAGTACGTGCTCGCGGACCCGCTGGGGTCCCAGAGCGCCGCCGACCAGCTCGCCGCGGAGGCCGACGTGTCGGTGCTCCCGCTGACCCCCATCCCGGGCGTCACCGAGGAGTGGGAGGCGAACGGCTGGGGCTACGTCGAGATCATGCGGGAGGTGAACCTGCCCACGCTCCGCCGGGCGCTGGACGCATGA
- a CDS encoding GNAT family N-acetyltransferase, translating to MDRHGRAGPRDTALGPRLRVGRRRTRTRGDVRRLRPGRPRTGAPPADRDSVREWLTALGDGVHLLASHDGRPVGHATLVPDGEVAHELAIFVDGANRHARIGTHLLDTLLTHAGSVGVDAVWLLVERHNRPAVALYANAGFETADAWGGTMRMRLELDGPDDPPTGD from the coding sequence CTGGACCGTCACGGACGCGCAGGGCCGAGAGATACGGCTCTCGGCCCTCGACTACGCGTCGGCCGACGACGTACCCGGACTCGTGGAGATGTACGACGGCTTCGACCGGGACGGCCGCGCACAGGGGCTCCCCCCGCCGATCGCGACTCCGTCCGCGAGTGGCTGACCGCGCTCGGAGACGGGGTCCACCTCCTCGCCAGCCACGACGGCCGGCCGGTCGGCCACGCGACCCTCGTCCCGGACGGGGAGGTCGCTCACGAACTCGCCATCTTCGTCGACGGGGCGAACAGACACGCGCGGATCGGAACCCACCTCCTGGACACTCTGCTGACCCACGCCGGGAGCGTCGGCGTCGACGCGGTCTGGCTGCTGGTCGAACGACACAACCGGCCGGCCGTCGCGCTCTACGCGAACGCCGGGTTCGAGACGGCGGACGCGTGGGGCGGCACGATGAGGATGCGGCTGGAACTCGACGGGCCGGACGACCCGCCGACCGGGGACTAG